From the genome of Mixophyes fleayi isolate aMixFle1 chromosome 2, aMixFle1.hap1, whole genome shotgun sequence, one region includes:
- the LOC142141046 gene encoding aquaporin-5-like — MRRELCSWAFYRAVFAEFLATLIFVFFGLGSALRWPAALPTVLQISLAFGLAIGTVVQTIGHISGAHVNPAVTFAFFVGSHISIWRCAFYIIAQLLGGLAGAGILYGVVPPAVRGNLAINTLSNNTTPGLGFVVEMILTFQLVLCIFASTDNRRADQVGSPALSIGLSVTLGHLVGIYFTGCSMNPARSFSPAVVVKSFRNHWVFWIGPLAGGVIASFMYNYVLSPYSRTPSERLAILMGTYDPDSDWSEEHEQHKRHSLDCPDRNDLHLSYINDS; from the exons ATGAGGAGAGAACTGTGTTCGTGGGCCTTCTACAGGGCAGTTTTTGCCGAATTCCTGGCTACGCTGATctttgtgttttttggactgggcTCTGCTCTACGATGGCCGGCTGCTCTCCCAACAGTCCTTCAGATCTCATTGGCCTTCGGTTTGGCGATAGGTACAGTTGTCCAGACAATAGGTCACATTAGTGGAGCACATGTCAACCCTGCAGTCACCTTTGCCTTCTTTGTTGGATCTCACATCTCCATATGGAGATGTGCTTTTTACATCATTGCCCAGCTTTTAGGAGGATTGGCTGGTGCTGGAATTCTGTATGGTGTGGTCCCACCGGCAGTCCGAGGAAACCTTGCTATCAATACT ctCAGTAACAACACAACTCCAGGCCTGGGTTTCGTTGTGGAGATGATTCTTACCTTCCAACTGGTTTTGTGCATTTTTGCATCCACCGATAATCGTCGAGCTGATCAAGTAGGTTCTCCAGCTTTATCCATTGGACTTTCTGTCACGTTGGGACATCTCGTAGGG atATACTTCACTGGTTGCTCAATGAATCCTGCTAGGTCTTTTTCTCCAGCTGTTGTAGTGAAAAGCTTTCGCAATCACTGG GTCTTCTGGATTGGGCCATTGGCAGGAGGTGTCATAGCTTCCTTCATGTATAATTACGTGCTCAGTCCATACTCAAGAACTCCCTCAGAGAGGCTGGCCATATTAATGGGGACATATGATCCTGACTCCGACTGGAGTGAGGAGCATGAACAGCACAAGAGACACTCTCTGGATTGTCCTGACCGT AATGATCTTCATCTTTCATATATTAACGATTCTTGA